Part of the Trichoplusia ni isolate ovarian cell line Hi5 chromosome 16, tn1, whole genome shotgun sequence genome, CACCTGAGAACGAGGAAGGCTACTGTGTAGATTTGTCGAATTGTCCGAAACTGCTGCTGAACTTCATGTACCTCCGAGAATCCTTGTGTTTCAAGGATTCGCTTGTCCCTGGAGTCTGTTGTCCGAAGTACGCGATCACACCTTCGGAGAAACCGGTAGTGGCTTCATCTAGTAAACCGACACTGTTAGTACCAGTGACAACTCAGAAACCTAAGCCTGTGGTGACTGAGAAGCCGTCAGCGGTGTTGGTGCTCACGACGAAAAAGCCGAAGCCGATTACCACCACGAAACGGCCGCCCAGCACCACGCGGCGGACGACCACTACTACGCGCCGCCCGCCCACCACCACGGTGACCACACCCAGGACTACATCATATTACACAGTCGCGCCACCTGTTATCAGCAATTACTCTAACATTGTTGATATTGAAGGTAAGAAATCAACAGAATTATAAATACTCTGCTTGTCACGTAACTATGTGCCTCTGTATTTACAGAATTCTGAGGACCAACCTATTTATCCATTTGATACGTTTTTAGGTTGTAACGATCACGAAGACGATATCAAAACGCAATACTTTTCAGAAAATGTAGTTCTCCAAATACCTAGATTCATACTTTATCAACATACTCCTGTTTTCAGACTGCGGCCAACGAGAAGACGAAGGTGGTCGCATCGTGGGCGGCACAGAAGCCAAGTCCGGCGCGTGGCCGTGGATGGCCGCCATCTACCTGCACAGCCCCAAGGGCCGCGAGTTCTGGTGCGGCGGCACGCTCGTCAACAAGAAGCACGTGCTCACCGCCGCGCATTGCACTCGGGACTCCAAGCAGAAACCGTGAGATTGGCTATTCTGTTGCCaagttttttcttgttttaagtCTGAGGAAATAAGTATACGTCATACAAATTTTGTTGTAAAAGTACcgaagaataatttaattccatattttgatgaatttgaCACCATTTTCTCGTTCAATATAACGTCCAAACTTCCAAAAatcgactttttttttaaccaatctTCGATTCACTGACAGATATTACTTATACCTGAAGGAATTATTTATGAACTTGGCATTAGATAATTATGTTAAGTCCACTTTCATTTAAttgtacaatatacatatattaacacaagctgttgcccgcgacttcgtccacgtggttagaattttccccgttttttccacattttacattgtatcttcgcttctattagttgcagcgtgatgttatatatcctatagccttccttgataaatggtctattcaacaaaaaaaatgttcaattcgaaccagtagttcctgagattagcgcgttcaaacaaacaaacaaactctttagctttatatattaagtatagatattcCAGTaattccttaaaatatttttttatgaaagtgcGATAAACACCTATAAATAACACTTTGCAACCATGTTCTATTTACCGTGAGTAACCTGTTCTGACCTATTGCTCTGTAGATACCCTCCCCGTCAGTTCAGCGTGCGTCTGGGCGACGTGGACCTGGCGCGGGACGACGAGCCCTCGCGGCCCGTCACGTTACGCGTCACCGACGTCAGGACACACAACCAGTTCTCAAGGGTCGGCTACTATAACGATATCGCTGTGCTGGTGCTTTCAGGTAAGGGGGACAGTTGTTGAAAAGGTCGCTTTTTATGTACGGATGAATTTGTTTACAAGGTTAGCAGTAGGTACTTATGGGTGTGATTGTTTTGGTTGTAGAAGTGCGTCACCGCTTTAGGATGTAGGTCTCGTTTACCAACTTCAGCAGTCCTGGTGGAACTATGACCTTTATTCTCTTTTCTCACAAGTCTAATTTTACAATGTAATTTAGATAGAGAATAAATGCTACGCCACTACTTGATTTAGTTATAAAtgccataattattataagtatatgtCAGTTAAAGGCACCATCCATGATTCCCGAAAAAGACTCAAAcacaaatggttttttttatcagaCAACGTCCAAAAATCGAAATACGTGATACCAATATGCCTACCTCACGGAGAGCTAAGACGGCAGCAGTTCGACGGAGCTATCGCCACAGTGGTGGGGTGGGGCAACACGCGCTACGGCGGCGGGGAGAGCTCCAAGCAGCTGGAGGCCAGGATGCCGGTGTGGAGGAACGAGGACTGCGACCGAGCCTACTTCCAGCCCATTACTGACACGTTCCTGTGCGCTGGGTACGCGAGAGGCGGTGTTGATGCTTGTCAGGTAAACTGTTCATATAATTCTACTGTTGCATGATGATGAGTTTGCGTCGCGTTCCCATGGTCTCAGGTacagggaagggtgaagcactttggtggttttagccggtcgGAGTTCGGCACACCTCTCTGCCTTTCCaagggcggagaaagtccatgaggatttccccgggtagaaaaaggattataatattattaggatcAAGAAGCctcatcttaaagtaatactgATGAAATGTGCAAGCGAGACGACGGTCTATTACCAGCGAGAGCTATTTCTTTATGGGGTGAGTTTAGCCCCGGAAAAAAAAGAGTAATTTTGATATTTCCTCCAACTTAACTATTCCTTTATGAATTCCgtcatattcaaatattttgtcttttgtttcaggGTGACTCAGGAGGACCTCTCATGCTTCAAGTGAAAGGCCGTTGGGTACAAATAGGGGTGGTTTCGTTCGGAAACAAGTGCGGGGAACCGGGCTACCCAGGAGTCTACACCAGGGTCACACACTACTTCAACTGGTTAcaagaaaacttaatttaaatatgtaacgTATAAGTCAACGAGTTcgataatttatgttaattattacgtaaaacATGTTAATGCAACGAGTCACttgtagtttaatatttattagagaatgataataaataagaagaattgttatttttaatgttgaaacgaaattatcatttttattatcaattaatATCTTAGTTATCAACTGGACCTATTCCTTTTATTCatagtaaatagtaaaaatagcACTCCATAGTTTTTCAGGTTTAATACCTCTCACCCAGTTACCATGTTTCAAGAATAAGTTAGTTAATTTAagtaacaa contains:
- the LOC113502008 gene encoding proclotting enzyme-like isoform X1 is translated as MADIARFGKRCLTVFGIFGVIQILPAGCQYADHHMGRYASILLVAPYLLPQVQTLQRSFHLPVSFVQSPGDWNRHSQQRNPPWHQFSSPRKRSPDQSAYYANNQYDPQYGFNNYGPQPNQIGNPHYGQTQNYPGQHFPGPQYNSRSSVGLIYSDPTYQNDPRLLSDSAFTKISETLGAINTVGHYLVDMVSDSRDRDEKDPNLQRLPHALYTISKNVLGRNVTDKIAPIVKKALPNVLPDVPVSKITNIEAEEDRGAICSTPENEEGYCVDLSNCPKLLLNFMYLRESLCFKDSLVPGVCCPKYAITPSEKPVVASSSKPTLLVPVTTQKPKPVVTEKPSAVLVLTTKKPKPITTTKRPPSTTRRTTTTTRRPPTTTVTTPRTTSYYTVAPPVISNYSNIVDIEDCGQREDEGGRIVGGTEAKSGAWPWMAAIYLHSPKGREFWCGGTLVNKKHVLTAAHCTRDSKQKPYPPRQFSVRLGDVDLARDDEPSRPVTLRVTDVRTHNQFSRVGYYNDIAVLVLSDNVQKSKYVIPICLPHGELRRQQFDGAIATVVGWGNTRYGGGESSKQLEARMPVWRNEDCDRAYFQPITDTFLCAGYARGGVDACQGDSGGPLMLQVKGRWVQIGVVSFGNKCGEPGYPGVYTRVTHYFNWLQENLI
- the LOC113502008 gene encoding proclotting enzyme-like isoform X2, with the translated sequence MADIARFGKRCLTVFGIFGVIQILPAGCQYADHHMVSFVQSPGDWNRHSQQRNPPWHQFSSPRKRSPDQSAYYANNQYDPQYGFNNYGPQPNQIGNPHYGQTQNYPGQHFPGPQYNSRSSVGLIYSDPTYQNDPRLLSDSAFTKISETLGAINTVGHYLVDMVSDSRDRDEKDPNLQRLPHALYTISKNVLGRNVTDKIAPIVKKALPNVLPDVPVSKITNIEAEEDRGAICSTPENEEGYCVDLSNCPKLLLNFMYLRESLCFKDSLVPGVCCPKYAITPSEKPVVASSSKPTLLVPVTTQKPKPVVTEKPSAVLVLTTKKPKPITTTKRPPSTTRRTTTTTRRPPTTTVTTPRTTSYYTVAPPVISNYSNIVDIEDCGQREDEGGRIVGGTEAKSGAWPWMAAIYLHSPKGREFWCGGTLVNKKHVLTAAHCTRDSKQKPYPPRQFSVRLGDVDLARDDEPSRPVTLRVTDVRTHNQFSRVGYYNDIAVLVLSDNVQKSKYVIPICLPHGELRRQQFDGAIATVVGWGNTRYGGGESSKQLEARMPVWRNEDCDRAYFQPITDTFLCAGYARGGVDACQGDSGGPLMLQVKGRWVQIGVVSFGNKCGEPGYPGVYTRVTHYFNWLQENLI